A single region of the Anaerostipes rhamnosivorans genome encodes:
- the lepA gene encoding translation elongation factor 4: MAVDQSKIRNFCIIAHIDHGKSTLADRIIQKTGTLTDREMQEQVLDNMDLERERGITIKSQAVRIVYKAKDGEEYIFNLIDTPGHVDFNYEVSRSLAACEGAVLVVDAAQGIEAQTLANVYLALDHDLEIMPVINKIDLPSAEPERVKTEIEDVIGIEAEDAPLISAKNGINIEDVLEQIAAKIPAPSGDPEGPLQGLIFDSIYDAYKGVIIFARIKEGTIRPGTKMKMMASGAVAEVVEVGIFGAGQYIPAEELSAGMVGYVTASLKNVHDTTVGDTITDADNPCAEPLPGYKKVNPMVFCGLYPTDGAKYPDLRDALEKLQLNDASLQFEPETSVALGFGFRCGFLGLLHLEIIQERLEREYNLDLVTTAPGVVYRVYKTDGTMIELTNPSNLPDPSQIDYMEEPIVSAEIMVTSDYVGAIMGLCQERRGVYIGMEYIEEGRAVLRYELPLNEIIYDFFDALKSRSRGYASLDYEMKGYQQSELVKLDILINKEEVDALSFIVHAETAYERGRKMCSKLKEEIPRHLFEIPIQAAVGSKIISRETVKAMRKDVLAKCYGGDISRKRKLLEKQKQGKKRMRQVGNVEIPQEAFMSVLKLDED; encoded by the coding sequence ATGGCAGTCGATCAGAGTAAAATCCGCAATTTTTGTATTATTGCGCATATAGATCACGGAAAGTCCACGCTGGCGGACCGGATCATTCAAAAAACAGGAACCCTCACGGACCGGGAGATGCAGGAACAGGTGCTTGACAATATGGACCTGGAGCGGGAGCGGGGGATCACCATCAAATCACAGGCTGTCCGCATCGTCTATAAGGCGAAAGACGGAGAAGAGTATATTTTTAACCTGATAGATACACCGGGACATGTGGACTTTAACTATGAGGTTTCCAGAAGCCTGGCGGCCTGCGAGGGGGCTGTCCTTGTGGTGGATGCCGCACAGGGCATTGAGGCACAGACTCTGGCCAATGTTTATCTGGCTCTGGATCATGATCTGGAGATCATGCCGGTCATCAATAAGATCGACCTTCCAAGTGCAGAGCCGGAGAGAGTGAAGACTGAGATCGAAGATGTGATTGGAATCGAGGCTGAGGATGCACCTCTGATCTCAGCTAAAAACGGCATCAACATAGAAGATGTGCTGGAGCAGATCGCAGCTAAGATCCCAGCGCCGTCCGGGGACCCTGAGGGACCTCTACAGGGCCTGATCTTCGACAGCATCTATGATGCCTACAAGGGTGTCATTATATTTGCAAGGATCAAAGAGGGAACCATCCGGCCGGGAACAAAGATGAAGATGATGGCATCGGGCGCAGTGGCAGAGGTGGTAGAAGTAGGGATTTTCGGTGCGGGTCAGTACATTCCGGCAGAAGAGCTGAGCGCCGGCATGGTAGGATATGTGACAGCCAGTTTAAAGAATGTCCATGATACAACAGTGGGAGATACGATCACAGATGCGGACAACCCTTGTGCTGAGCCGCTTCCGGGATATAAAAAGGTAAACCCTATGGTGTTCTGTGGACTCTATCCCACAGACGGAGCCAAGTACCCGGATCTCAGGGATGCCCTGGAAAAACTGCAGCTAAACGACGCATCCCTGCAGTTTGAGCCTGAGACATCGGTGGCTCTCGGATTTGGGTTTAGGTGCGGATTTTTAGGCCTTCTGCATCTGGAGATCATCCAGGAGCGCCTGGAGAGAGAATACAATCTGGATCTGGTGACCACTGCGCCGGGTGTTGTCTACAGGGTGTACAAGACGGACGGAACGATGATTGAGCTGACAAACCCGTCCAACCTTCCGGACCCGTCCCAGATCGATTATATGGAAGAACCCATCGTATCTGCGGAGATCATGGTGACATCTGACTATGTGGGAGCTATTATGGGACTCTGCCAGGAGCGCAGAGGCGTGTATATCGGAATGGAGTATATCGAGGAAGGACGAGCTGTCTTAAGGTATGAGCTGCCGCTCAATGAGATCATCTATGACTTTTTTGACGCTCTGAAATCACGTTCCAGGGGATACGCATCATTGGATTATGAGATGAAGGGATACCAGCAGTCAGAGCTTGTAAAACTGGATATCCTGATCAACAAAGAAGAGGTGGACGCGCTGTCCTTTATCGTCCACGCTGAGACAGCCTATGAGCGCGGAAGAAAGATGTGTTCAAAATTAAAAGAGGAAATACCGAGGCATTTATTTGAGATCCCGATCCAGGCGGCAGTGGGAAGTAAGATCATTTCTAGAGAGACAGTTAAAGCCATGAGGAAGGATGTCCTGGCCAAGTGCTACGGCGGTGATATTTCCAGAAAACGAAAGCTTCTCGAAAAACAAAAACAGGGAAAGAAGCGGATGCGACAGGTGGGAAATGTTGAAATCCCTCAGGAAGCGTTTATGAGCGTGCTGAAGTTAGATGAAGACTAG
- a CDS encoding PTS galactitol transporter subunit IIC, with translation MAAFFQTLSNVFSTLGAAVFVPVMLFIIAKIMGLPFNKAFKSALLCAVGLTGFNLVINSYSGVISPVVNQMVKNAGVNLPVLDMGWQSTSVIAYSTNIGLIFIGIAILIQIVLFVTKWTDVFMASDLWNNYSFMVWGSMLYILTKNLWLSLGLMVAQLLYILLFSEACAKRWSTYYQYPNCCMTAPHHLESFPFAVGMNLLLGKLGFDKIKINAQSLQKKLGLFGEPMFIGLIVGAVIAVIGNFNALGTLQAWGTISSAAVSTAAIMAVFPKVAGIFANAFTSLTDAYKQKAVQKGEGREWYLSVNDAVGYGEPNTLVAGVILIPIMLGLAFVLPGNQVLPMADLVALPYMIEVFCCVSNGNIAKTIVMGAIWFSLGMVICSQLAPTFTEVALKAGFQLDQTGVFITSFGIMCHPLIAGLFYVFWSQNPILIAVAVSVYFVLYYIFKKNRGRFTDWMESCAENYSKE, from the coding sequence ATGGCAGCTTTTTTTCAAACATTAAGTAATGTATTTTCAACTCTGGGCGCTGCGGTTTTTGTTCCGGTCATGCTTTTTATCATCGCCAAGATTATGGGACTGCCTTTTAACAAAGCATTCAAATCCGCGCTGTTATGTGCCGTCGGACTGACAGGATTTAATCTGGTCATCAACAGCTACAGCGGTGTGATCTCACCGGTGGTGAACCAGATGGTCAAGAATGCCGGTGTGAATCTGCCGGTGCTGGATATGGGATGGCAGTCCACATCGGTCATTGCATACTCCACAAATATAGGGCTGATTTTTATCGGGATCGCAATTTTAATACAGATCGTTCTCTTTGTGACAAAATGGACGGACGTCTTTATGGCTTCCGACCTGTGGAATAATTATTCCTTTATGGTATGGGGATCCATGTTATACATACTGACAAAGAATCTCTGGCTGTCCTTGGGACTCATGGTGGCCCAGCTGCTTTATATACTGTTGTTCTCTGAGGCATGCGCAAAGCGGTGGTCTACCTACTATCAATATCCTAACTGCTGTATGACGGCACCCCACCATTTGGAATCCTTTCCGTTTGCGGTGGGCATGAATCTGCTTCTCGGAAAACTAGGATTTGACAAGATCAAAATCAATGCCCAAAGTCTGCAAAAAAAACTGGGACTGTTCGGTGAGCCCATGTTTATCGGGCTGATCGTCGGAGCGGTGATCGCGGTCATAGGAAACTTTAATGCTCTGGGCACATTACAGGCGTGGGGAACGATTTCATCGGCGGCAGTGTCCACGGCAGCGATCATGGCAGTTTTTCCGAAGGTGGCGGGTATCTTTGCCAATGCATTCACCAGTCTCACAGACGCATACAAACAAAAGGCGGTACAGAAAGGGGAGGGGCGTGAATGGTATCTGTCTGTCAATGATGCAGTCGGCTATGGAGAACCCAATACTCTGGTTGCAGGTGTAATCCTGATACCGATCATGTTAGGTCTGGCTTTTGTCCTGCCGGGAAATCAAGTGCTTCCAATGGCGGATCTGGTTGCCCTGCCATATATGATCGAAGTGTTCTGCTGCGTGTCCAATGGAAATATAGCCAAGACCATTGTTATGGGAGCCATATGGTTCAGCCTGGGAATGGTGATCTGTTCACAGCTTGCACCTACATTTACAGAGGTTGCGTTAAAAGCTGGATTCCAGCTTGACCAGACCGGAGTTTTTATTACCAGTTTCGGGATCATGTGTCATCCACTGATTGCAGGCTTGTTTTATGTATTTTGGAGCCAGAATCCTATTTTAATCGCTGTGGCAGTCTCTGTGTATTTTGTTCTGTATTATATATTTAAAAAGAACAGAGGAAGATTTACCGACTGGATGGAGAGTTGCGCAGAAAACTATTCCAAGGAGTGA
- a CDS encoding right-handed parallel beta-helix repeat-containing protein, translated as MNKKWIQFITGAALVTGLLAAPGLPESVQQVKQVEAKGKTYTITPKSKPKKKNYLKSNKYTKYTKNYYTLRDRLESLEKSKGGTIIFKKGTYTYTNAVFVPSNVKIIFQDGVVIKKGSKTGARSLKPSTSIFQLVKPSKSKKKKVYGKYNGTKNVTFEGQGNVTIDLKYFNKGIAIIAGHNKNIKINNIKFRNMKNGHFIEMDANQNSSVTNCSFSNAKGDMVKEAINLDTPDKATKGWSQPWSKYDKTPNMNVTIDRCYFSNMGRSIGTHKYSGGKYHTNITISNCTMKGMKKDAIRMMNWKSAKITGNVISGTKKGNYRAILGSGVYYPVIKDNKLVNFDRAIQFMAWKNKGPGSGYKTIYNKFSDYSYQCLKQNQCSGVRENFVRINWRYNDFATKHSKTIYLETF; from the coding sequence ATGAATAAGAAATGGATACAATTTATTACAGGGGCAGCACTTGTCACCGGCCTCCTGGCAGCTCCCGGGCTGCCGGAATCAGTACAGCAGGTAAAGCAGGTAGAAGCAAAAGGAAAAACTTACACCATCACGCCAAAGTCAAAGCCAAAAAAGAAAAATTATCTCAAGTCCAACAAGTATACGAAGTATACAAAGAACTATTACACGTTGAGAGACCGGCTGGAATCGCTTGAGAAGAGCAAGGGCGGAACAATCATTTTCAAGAAGGGTACCTATACATACACTAACGCAGTGTTTGTGCCGTCCAATGTAAAGATCATCTTCCAGGACGGCGTAGTGATCAAGAAAGGTTCCAAGACCGGGGCAAGAAGCCTGAAACCGTCTACCTCCATCTTCCAGCTGGTAAAGCCCAGCAAGAGCAAGAAAAAGAAGGTATACGGCAAATATAACGGAACCAAGAATGTTACGTTTGAAGGGCAGGGCAATGTGACCATTGACCTGAAGTATTTTAATAAAGGCATTGCAATCATAGCCGGACATAATAAGAACATCAAGATCAATAACATTAAGTTCCGTAATATGAAAAACGGACACTTTATTGAGATGGATGCCAACCAGAATTCTTCGGTGACCAACTGCAGTTTTTCCAACGCCAAAGGAGACATGGTCAAGGAAGCGATCAATCTGGATACGCCGGATAAAGCCACTAAGGGATGGTCACAGCCGTGGAGCAAGTACGATAAGACACCGAACATGAACGTGACCATCGACCGGTGTTATTTCAGCAATATGGGAAGGTCCATCGGCACCCATAAGTACAGCGGCGGCAAATACCACACCAATATCACCATCAGCAACTGTACTATGAAGGGCATGAAGAAGGATGCCATCCGCATGATGAACTGGAAGTCGGCAAAGATCACCGGCAATGTCATCTCTGGAACAAAAAAAGGAAATTACCGTGCGATCCTGGGATCAGGCGTTTACTATCCGGTCATCAAGGACAATAAACTGGTGAATTTTGACCGTGCCATCCAGTTTATGGCCTGGAAGAACAAAGGGCCGGGAAGCGGATATAAGACTATATACAATAAGTTCTCAGATTACAGCTACCAGTGCCTGAAGCAGAATCAATGCTCCGGCGTCAGAGAAAACTTTGTCAGGATCAACTGGAGATACAACGATTTTGCTACAAAGCATTCAAAAACCATCTATCTGGAAACGTTTTAG
- a CDS encoding PTS sugar transporter subunit IIA, with protein sequence MQTVFRELTAVNMEARDSEEAIRKAGALFYENGFVKDSYVDAVVAREERFPTGLQLDGIGVAMPHTDPPHVSRSGVCVVKLSRPVTFCHMGEPEKQVEAELLFMMAILNPDEHMETLQKVLKVFQNAEIAKKFKDAQDAEQLYQVAAKYIGE encoded by the coding sequence ATGCAGACAGTATTCAGGGAGCTGACCGCGGTGAATATGGAAGCGCGGGATTCAGAGGAGGCAATCAGAAAAGCCGGGGCATTATTTTATGAAAATGGTTTTGTCAAAGACAGTTATGTTGACGCAGTGGTGGCGAGGGAAGAAAGATTCCCCACAGGACTGCAGCTGGACGGCATCGGGGTGGCAATGCCTCACACAGATCCGCCGCATGTGTCCAGATCGGGGGTATGTGTCGTAAAGCTTTCACGGCCGGTAACATTCTGCCATATGGGAGAGCCTGAAAAACAGGTAGAGGCGGAGCTGCTGTTTATGATGGCGATCTTAAACCCGGATGAACATATGGAAACATTGCAAAAAGTGCTGAAAGTATTTCAAAACGCGGAGATTGCGAAGAAATTCAAAGATGCCCAGGATGCGGAGCAACTTTATCAGGTGGCAGCAAAATATATCGGTGAATGA
- the gpr gene encoding GPR endopeptidase, with product MQNRTDLALELKEEAEEESKLKGVSMKTRIDASNHIRETRITIKDKEGEQVLGKPMGQYITIETKDLSANDGSYHKEMSEALYLNLKEMIPRNAKVFVAGLGNSDVTADSLGPKVVGNLWITRHLKREGYLKDAIELSAIAPGVMAQTGIETSEVLEALAEKIKPDLLIVVDALAARSSSRLNKTIQISDTGIAPGSGVGNHRNEITEKTVGIPVLAIGVPTVISVPAIISDIVGNETDNGDILEMLDEDFASMHVTPKNIDESIKRISYTISEGINHLLHNHIKAE from the coding sequence ATGCAGAACAGAACAGATTTAGCGTTAGAATTGAAGGAAGAAGCAGAGGAAGAGTCCAAATTAAAAGGTGTCTCCATGAAGACTAGGATTGATGCTTCCAATCATATCAGGGAGACAAGGATTACCATAAAAGATAAAGAAGGCGAACAAGTGCTCGGAAAGCCTATGGGCCAGTATATTACCATAGAGACGAAGGATCTGTCAGCCAACGACGGAAGCTACCACAAAGAGATGAGCGAGGCACTGTACCTGAATTTAAAAGAGATGATCCCAAGAAATGCAAAGGTGTTTGTGGCGGGACTTGGCAATTCTGATGTGACAGCGGATTCTCTGGGCCCAAAGGTGGTGGGTAATCTCTGGATCACCCGCCATCTGAAAAGAGAGGGGTATTTAAAGGATGCCATAGAATTGAGCGCCATTGCCCCTGGAGTGATGGCACAGACAGGCATTGAGACGTCGGAAGTACTGGAAGCGCTGGCAGAAAAGATCAAACCGGATCTTTTGATCGTTGTGGACGCCCTGGCGGCCAGGAGTTCATCCAGGCTTAATAAAACCATCCAGATCAGTGATACCGGTATCGCGCCTGGGTCTGGAGTGGGCAATCACCGAAATGAGATCACAGAGAAAACAGTGGGGATCCCAGTCCTTGCCATTGGAGTTCCGACGGTCATTTCAGTGCCTGCTATCATCAGTGATATTGTGGGAAATGAAACAGACAATGGGGATATCCTGGAGATGCTGGATGAAGACTTTGCATCCATGCATGTGACACCAAAAAACATTGATGAATCTATCAAGCGCATCAGCTATACGATTTCCGAGGGAATTAATCATTTACTGCATAATCATATAAAAGCTGAATAA
- a CDS encoding sugar-binding transcriptional regulator: protein MENHNDLLVHISQLYYQQNLSQNEIAKIIGISRPTVSRLLDEARQTGVVEIIVHDPIRKNPDLSIEVRKKFDLREAVIISGNFKHDIAMERCAQVAAQFLSGILENNMSIGFSWGRAITAVCNAIKPKEYYNVTVAQMAGCLATGNPHLDGMELAMDVARKFNGTYTNVVSPVFVDHLLVQNALLATPQIKKALDIASNLDIALTGVGTFNDKNSTLLLSDCSTEEERAEAIQNGAVGHILARFIDKDGKEVFFPNHYPITVPLDALKVPKWSIGIVVTSQKAEATLAAIRGGYINSLIADEPLALELLKLAETLE, encoded by the coding sequence ATGGAAAATCACAACGATTTGCTCGTCCATATATCTCAGCTCTATTATCAACAAAACTTAAGCCAGAATGAAATTGCCAAGATCATCGGTATTTCCCGCCCCACAGTGTCAAGACTTCTCGACGAAGCGCGCCAGACCGGCGTTGTGGAAATCATTGTCCATGACCCCATACGCAAAAATCCCGATCTCTCCATTGAGGTCCGCAAAAAATTTGATCTGCGGGAGGCAGTGATCATCTCCGGGAATTTCAAGCATGATATCGCCATGGAACGCTGTGCGCAGGTTGCCGCCCAATTTCTGTCCGGCATACTGGAGAACAATATGTCCATAGGATTTTCATGGGGACGTGCCATCACCGCTGTATGCAATGCCATCAAACCAAAAGAATATTACAATGTGACCGTGGCACAGATGGCAGGATGCCTGGCAACCGGCAATCCACACCTAGACGGTATGGAACTTGCCATGGATGTGGCAAGAAAGTTCAACGGCACATATACAAATGTGGTCTCTCCTGTATTCGTAGACCATCTGCTGGTCCAGAATGCTCTTCTGGCCACACCGCAGATTAAAAAGGCTCTTGATATCGCTTCCAATCTTGACATTGCCCTCACTGGAGTGGGTACATTCAATGACAAAAACAGCACATTGCTGCTCTCCGACTGCTCCACGGAGGAAGAACGGGCAGAAGCTATCCAAAACGGCGCCGTAGGCCACATCCTCGCACGCTTCATCGACAAAGACGGAAAAGAAGTCTTCTTTCCGAACCATTATCCAATCACAGTACCTCTGGATGCACTGAAAGTCCCAAAATGGTCCATCGGGATAGTGGTCACCTCACAAAAAGCAGAAGCCACCCTTGCAGCCATACGAGGCGGTTATATCAACAGCTTGATTGCCGATGAACCTCTGGCTCTGGAATTATTGAAATTAGCCGAGACATTAGAATGA
- the spoIIP gene encoding stage II sporulation protein P, whose amino-acid sequence MGKKKRAAGCVLFAVFIIMGIRYFSGHPDMVSTAVQNYYLKAVNELVPSYHSGGQPIYGSVLNKIITTYRNDIVPSICFSENYSQVKSSDLVTNQFYDLEGNEQSGVHVEEVPVKKTVFNSKKWNNPNYLRKYIYQVDSTTMVTNSEINGKVLLNKDLSLKKSKEPQILIFHTHGSEAYKDSRKGEKSDTVIGAGDVLTKLLEEQYGIKVIHDRGIYDVKNGKEDRSKAYYYAAAAVEKYLKKYPSIQVVIDLHRDGVKESTKLVTKQNGVEMAQFMFFNGISRTAKNGDIKYLKNPNKKTNLAFSLQLQAEAMKKYPGLTRKIYIKGYRYNLHYRGRSLLIELGAQNNTVKQAKNAMKPLAEILNDVLFP is encoded by the coding sequence ATGGGGAAAAAGAAAAGAGCAGCAGGATGTGTTTTGTTTGCTGTCTTCATCATCATGGGAATCCGCTATTTTTCTGGGCATCCGGACATGGTGTCCACTGCGGTCCAGAACTATTATCTAAAAGCGGTGAATGAACTGGTCCCGTCCTACCACAGCGGCGGACAGCCGATTTACGGGTCGGTGCTCAATAAGATCATAACGACCTACAGGAATGACATTGTCCCGTCCATCTGTTTCAGTGAAAATTATTCCCAGGTCAAAAGTTCCGATCTGGTGACCAATCAGTTCTACGACCTGGAGGGAAACGAGCAGAGCGGAGTCCATGTGGAAGAGGTGCCGGTCAAGAAGACGGTGTTTAACAGCAAGAAATGGAACAATCCCAATTATTTAAGAAAATATATTTACCAGGTAGACAGCACTACCATGGTTACCAACAGTGAGATCAACGGAAAGGTTCTTTTAAATAAGGACCTTTCCCTGAAAAAATCCAAGGAACCGCAGATCTTGATTTTTCATACTCACGGCAGCGAAGCGTACAAGGACAGCAGGAAAGGAGAAAAGTCAGACACTGTCATCGGAGCCGGAGATGTTCTTACAAAACTCCTGGAAGAGCAGTATGGGATCAAGGTGATCCACGACAGGGGAATTTATGATGTAAAGAACGGAAAAGAAGACCGGTCCAAAGCATATTATTATGCGGCCGCAGCCGTAGAAAAATATCTGAAGAAGTATCCGAGCATCCAGGTGGTGATCGATCTGCACCGGGACGGTGTGAAAGAAAGCACAAAGCTTGTGACAAAACAAAACGGGGTGGAGATGGCCCAGTTTATGTTCTTTAATGGTATCAGCCGTACTGCCAAAAACGGAGATATCAAATACCTGAAAAATCCAAATAAAAAAACAAACCTGGCATTCAGTCTGCAGCTCCAGGCGGAGGCGATGAAGAAATATCCCGGACTTACAAGAAAGATTTACATCAAAGGATACCGGTACAATCTGCACTACAGAGGCAGGAGTCTTCTGATCGAGCTGGGAGCCCAGAATAACACGGTGAAGCAGGCAAAGAATGCAATGAAACCGCTGGCAGAAATTCTAAATGATGTATTGTTTCCATAG
- a CDS encoding NAD(P)-dependent oxidoreductase, translating into MKELFLHPVKAAVIGDVFVDPEDMADALENSSLRTSEIKKYFWGSHDRQEFTRRQQHIEREGPDAVPYVPELKQDIGSIEVLVTHFCPVPKELIQKASRLKAIFTCRGGLEHICVEEASKSKIPVVNVIRNAEPVADFALGLMLSVTRGISDSFCALKAGRWKKTFYNSDHFKTLDQHVVGLLGAGNVGSALAGKLRALDVQVVMYDPYMDLKEFSKQFPDIKIAESIDEVLEVSDIVSLHMRLTRENQAFFGRDYFRKMKKTAYFINTARGGLADQKALAEALKNGEILGAALDVFETEPIEKEDPLLQCKNVLVTPHLAGTTVDAIPRSPYLLMKEIDHMVESGTYGRVVNRRELGY; encoded by the coding sequence ATGAAAGAACTATTTTTGCATCCGGTGAAAGCTGCAGTGATAGGAGATGTTTTTGTTGACCCTGAAGATATGGCGGATGCGTTGGAAAACAGCAGCCTCCGGACCTCTGAAATAAAAAAATACTTTTGGGGAAGCCATGACCGGCAGGAATTTACAAGACGACAGCAACATATTGAGCGGGAAGGCCCGGATGCAGTCCCTTATGTGCCGGAATTGAAACAGGACATCGGATCCATTGAGGTCCTGGTGACGCATTTTTGCCCGGTACCAAAAGAACTTATTCAAAAAGCATCCAGATTAAAAGCAATTTTTACATGCAGGGGAGGGCTGGAACACATCTGTGTGGAGGAAGCGTCAAAAAGTAAGATTCCGGTGGTGAATGTCATCCGGAATGCAGAACCGGTGGCGGACTTTGCCCTTGGTCTGATGCTTTCGGTCACAAGGGGAATATCAGATTCCTTTTGTGCATTAAAAGCAGGGCGGTGGAAAAAGACATTTTATAATTCAGATCACTTTAAGACATTAGACCAGCATGTGGTCGGACTGCTCGGTGCCGGGAACGTTGGCAGTGCATTGGCAGGGAAACTGAGGGCACTTGATGTACAGGTGGTTATGTATGATCCGTACATGGACTTAAAGGAATTTTCAAAACAATTTCCAGATATTAAAATTGCGGAATCCATCGACGAAGTATTAGAAGTATCAGATATTGTAAGTCTGCATATGCGTTTGACCAGGGAAAACCAGGCCTTTTTCGGCAGAGATTATTTCCGTAAGATGAAAAAGACGGCATATTTTATCAACACAGCCAGAGGGGGCCTGGCAGATCAGAAGGCATTAGCTGAAGCATTAAAAAATGGAGAAATCCTCGGGGCAGCGCTGGATGTTTTTGAGACAGAGCCGATCGAGAAAGAGGATCCTCTGCTACAATGTAAAAATGTTCTGGTAACACCCCATCTGGCAGGCACAACGGTGGATGCGATTCCTAGATCACCGTATCTGCTGATGAAAGAGATCGATCATATGGTGGAAAGCGGAACATACGGAAGAGTTGTCAACAGAAGAGAACTGGGATATTAG
- a CDS encoding PTS sugar transporter subunit IIB — protein MKKCKILCVCGSGTVSSAMVAGKITEQLNERGWEVHAVETSPNGVETALSGDTYDLIACVSPVYQDFGIPKVNAVGMLTGMSENQVIEECLKILDNK, from the coding sequence ATGAAAAAATGTAAAATTTTATGCGTGTGCGGATCGGGAACAGTGAGTTCTGCCATGGTGGCGGGGAAGATCACGGAGCAGCTGAACGAAAGAGGATGGGAAGTGCATGCGGTGGAGACGAGTCCCAACGGTGTTGAGACAGCGCTCTCCGGTGACACCTATGATCTGATCGCGTGCGTAAGCCCGGTGTATCAAGACTTTGGCATACCGAAAGTCAATGCGGTCGGCATGCTCACGGGGATGTCGGAAAATCAGGTAATAGAGGAATGTCTGAAGATCTTGGACAACAAATAA
- a CDS encoding L-fuculose-phosphate aldolase, whose amino-acid sequence MILEKERKSIVEYGKKLEGAGLVEGTFGNISIYNEEEHLMAISPSGLDYERTMPEDVVVLSLDGTVADGKRKPSSELDMHRIFYLNRTDVRAVVHTHSHYAAVLSCLNWSIPPLHYETAYAGKEVPCSEYVQFGTWDLAESALKTMGEGNACLLGNHGLLSVGETISYAFDTAQQIEFVAGLYCGAKALGSPVLLTDEQIGAVLHAFKTYRTK is encoded by the coding sequence ATGATATTAGAAAAGGAAAGGAAGTCTATTGTTGAGTACGGAAAGAAACTGGAAGGGGCGGGATTAGTTGAAGGTACCTTTGGAAACATCAGCATATATAATGAAGAAGAGCATCTCATGGCTATCAGCCCAAGCGGCCTGGACTATGAAAGAACTATGCCGGAAGATGTGGTCGTATTGTCTTTGGACGGCACGGTGGCTGATGGAAAAAGAAAACCTTCCAGTGAACTGGATATGCACCGGATTTTTTACCTGAACAGAACGGATGTGAGGGCAGTGGTACATACTCATTCACATTACGCCGCAGTGCTTTCCTGTCTGAACTGGAGCATTCCACCTCTGCACTATGAGACTGCCTATGCCGGAAAAGAGGTGCCGTGTTCTGAATATGTGCAGTTCGGGACATGGGACTTGGCAGAATCGGCTCTAAAGACTATGGGAGAAGGTAACGCATGTCTCCTTGGCAACCACGGACTGCTGTCTGTCGGGGAAACCATTTCTTATGCGTTTGATACTGCACAGCAGATCGAATTCGTTGCCGGACTATATTGTGGGGCAAAAGCGCTGGGAAGTCCAGTATTGCTGACAGATGAACAAATTGGTGCTGTACTGCATGCATTTAAGACTTACCGTACAAAATAA
- the rpsT gene encoding 30S ribosomal protein S20: MANIKSAKKRILVINTKTERNKAIKTKVKTYIKKVEAAVAAGDKTAANESLTACISEINKAASKGIYHKNTAARKISRLTKAVNNVA, from the coding sequence TTGGCAAATATTAAATCTGCAAAGAAGAGAATTCTTGTAATCAACACAAAAACAGAAAGAAACAAAGCGATCAAAACGAAAGTGAAAACATATATTAAAAAAGTAGAAGCAGCTGTCGCAGCAGGAGATAAAACTGCAGCAAATGAATCTTTAACAGCATGCATCTCAGAGATCAATAAAGCAGCATCCAAAGGAATCTACCACAAGAACACTGCTGCAAGAAAAATCTCCCGTTTAACAAAAGCTGTCAACAACGTAGCTTAA